In a genomic window of Variovorax paradoxus:
- a CDS encoding acyl-CoA dehydrogenase family protein, whose amino-acid sequence MTIDFRRSWSDEDLERYRDTVVRFIETEMVPNDEEARKRGHVGHEIWRKAGALGLLCADIPDEYGGAGGDFRHEAVFYEEAARRGLSGMATSVHSIVAHYFLNHGTEAQKQHYLPRMARGELVGAVAMTEPGAGSDLQGVRTRAEKKDGGYVINGSKTFITNGFLAGVVLVVAKTDPAQAAKGTSILIVETEGCEGFRVGRVLDKIGMKAQDTSELFFDDVRVAADAVLGGVEGQGFFQLMGDLPYERTIIGVSALATMEGAYQATLDYVRDRKAFGKPIAEFQNTKFKLAEIATQIKVGRAFIDRCVEELVAGTLDTATASMAKLWGSEAQGRVVDECLQLFGGYGFMNEYVVARMYADARVQRIYGGTNEIMKEVISRAL is encoded by the coding sequence ATGACGATCGATTTCCGCCGCTCCTGGAGCGATGAGGACCTGGAGCGCTACCGCGACACCGTGGTGCGCTTCATCGAGACCGAGATGGTTCCGAACGACGAGGAGGCGCGCAAGCGCGGCCACGTCGGCCACGAGATCTGGCGCAAGGCCGGCGCGCTCGGCCTGCTGTGCGCCGACATCCCGGACGAGTACGGCGGCGCCGGCGGCGACTTCCGCCACGAGGCCGTGTTCTACGAGGAGGCCGCGCGCCGCGGCCTCAGCGGCATGGCGACCTCGGTGCACAGCATCGTTGCGCACTACTTCCTCAACCACGGCACCGAGGCGCAGAAGCAGCACTACCTGCCGCGCATGGCGCGCGGCGAACTGGTCGGCGCGGTGGCCATGACCGAGCCCGGCGCCGGCTCCGACCTGCAGGGCGTGCGCACGCGCGCCGAGAAGAAGGACGGCGGCTACGTCATCAACGGTTCCAAGACCTTCATCACCAATGGCTTCCTCGCCGGCGTGGTGCTGGTGGTCGCCAAGACCGATCCCGCGCAGGCCGCCAAGGGCACCTCGATCCTGATCGTCGAGACCGAGGGCTGCGAGGGTTTCCGCGTCGGCCGCGTGCTCGACAAGATCGGCATGAAGGCGCAGGACACCTCCGAGCTCTTCTTCGACGACGTGCGCGTGGCGGCCGATGCCGTGCTCGGCGGCGTCGAGGGGCAGGGCTTCTTCCAGCTCATGGGCGACCTGCCCTACGAGCGCACCATCATCGGCGTCAGCGCGCTCGCCACCATGGAGGGCGCCTACCAGGCCACGCTCGACTACGTGCGCGACCGCAAGGCCTTCGGCAAGCCCATCGCCGAGTTCCAGAACACCAAGTTCAAGCTCGCCGAGATCGCGACCCAGATCAAGGTCGGTCGCGCGTTCATCGACCGCTGCGTCGAGGAGCTCGTCGCCGGCACGCTCGACACCGCCACCGCCTCCATGGCCAAGCTCTGGGGCTCGGAGGCGCAGGGCCGGGTGGTCGACGAATGCCTGCAGCTGTTCGGTGGCTATGGCTTCATGAACGAGTACGTGGTGGCGCGCATGTATGCGGATGCGCGGGTGCAGCGGATCTACGGCGGGACCAACGAGATCATGAAGGAGGTGATCTCGCGGGCGTTGTGA